The proteins below come from a single Aegilops tauschii subsp. strangulata cultivar AL8/78 chromosome 6, Aet v6.0, whole genome shotgun sequence genomic window:
- the LOC109751358 gene encoding xyloglucan endotransglucosylase/hydrolase protein 24-like, whose product MASSLPSSSCWHSVLLVAMLLVVVMDQMAMAYMYDDIEIVWGDDHSFFYMDDAGDDEILALCLDQTHGSGFHSKEAFLYARFDVDLMLVPDNSAGTVTTLYLMPEDVPWDYHDEVDLEFLGNVTGEPYTLHTNIFANGVGNREEQFRLWFDPAADFHTYSIDWNPKRITILVDGVPIRSFRNKEEHGVAFPTWQKMRLHGSLWNADDWATQGGRVKTDWSEAPFFAHYRNLRVSWCRPSPGVAWCGDEPPGSTWFDRGLDAAALRRARDAHMIYDYCKDVQRYRWSGLPKECTVE is encoded by the exons ATGGCGTCGTCGTTGCCGTCTTCTTCTTGTTGGCATTCCGTGCTGCTGGTGGCCATGTTGCTGGTGGTGGTCATGGATCAGATGGCCATGGCGTACATGTACGATGACATCGAGATCGTGTGGGGCGACGACCACAGCTTCTTCTACAtggacgacgccggcgacgacgaGATCCTCGCGCTCTGCCTCGACCAGACCCACGGCTCGGGGTTCCACTCCAAGGAGGCGTTCCTCTACGCCCGCTTCGACGTCGACCTCATGCTCGTCCCCGACAACTCCGCCGGCACGGTCACCACGCTCTAC CTGATGCCGGAGGACGTGCCGTGGGACTACCACGACGAGGTGGACCTGGAGTTCCTGGGCAACGTGACCGGCGAGCCCTACACGCTCCACACCAACATCTTCGCCAACGGCGTGGGCAACCGCGAGGAGCAGTTCCGCCTCTGGTTCGACCCCGCCGCCGACTTCCACACCTACTCCATCGACTGGAACCCCAAGCGCATCACGATCCTGGTGGACGGCGTGCCGATCCGGAGCTTCAGGAACAAGGAGGAGCACGGGGTGGCGTTCCCGACGTGGCAGAAGATGCGGCTGCACGGGAGCCTCTGGAACGCCGACGACTGGGCGACGCAGGGCGGCCGCGTCAAGACGGACTGGTCGGAGGCGCCCTTCTTCGCGCACTACCGCAACCTCCGCGTGTCCTGGTGCCGGCCGTCGCCGGGGGTGGCGTGGTGCGGCGACGAGCCGCCGGGGTCGACGTGGTTCGACCGGGGCCTGGACGCGGCGGCGCTGCGGCGGGCGCGCGACGCGCACATGATCTACGACTACTGCAAGGACGTCCAGCGGTACAGGTGGTCGGGGCTCCCCAAGGAATGCACCGTGGAGTAG
- the LOC109751370 gene encoding uncharacterized protein has protein sequence MSIALKSGPGLAGGGRFGRAARCGAYASPPASGGRGGSSGGRDSDSPAAAAQWEWDGEEVEGGDGEVQSNYKGPFDTMDALNEALPFRKGVSKFYNGKSGSFTKPPVAVIPSPPPVKGLPKPETPSPRKRKGLLPFSFKWGKAQSKEVYPEDDVVDSPTTCRRMTLSPAATSSSGSNSGSDDEAQKLPSRRSHRKPGNAMGAYASPPAPRPPELLFPAHTRSQSMLELQDVSESTAMVSPRDKRRKN, from the exons ATGTCGATCGCGCTGAAGAGCGGGCCCGGGCTGGCCGGCGGCGGCCGGTTCGGCCGCGCCGCGCGCTGCGGCGCCTACGCCTCGCCGCCGGCCTCGGGCGGGCGCGGCGGCTCGTCGGGGGGCCGGGACAGCGAcagcccggcggcggcggcgcagtgggAGTGGGACGGCGAggaggtcgagggcggcgacggcgaggtgcAGAGCAACTACAAGGGGCCCTTCGACACCATGGACGCGCTCAACGAGGCCCTGCCCTTCAG GAAAGGAGTATCCAAGTTCTACAATGGCAAGTCCGGATCTTTTACGAAGCCCCCAGTTGCTGTGATCCCATCTCCCCCACCGGTGAAGGGCCTTCCGAAGCCAGAAACCCCATCCCCCAGGAAGCGCAAAGGTCTTCTCCCATTCAGTTTCAAGTGGGGCAAAGCACAGAGCAAAGAGGTGTACCCTGAAGATGATGTAGTGGACAGCCCCACGACTTGCAGGAGGATGACATTGTCTCCGGCCGCCACAAGCAGCTCAGGGAGCAACAGCGGCAGCGATGATGAAGCTCAGAAGCTGCCTTCCCGGCGCTCGCACAGGAAGCCTGGCAACGCCATGGGCGCCTATGCTTCCCCACCTGCTCCTCGTCCACCGGAGCTGCTGTTCCCAGCCCACACAAGATCTCAGTCGATGCTTGAGCTGCAGGACGTATCGGAGTCGACCGCCATGGTCTCCCCCAGGGACAAGCGCCGGAAGAACTAG